GCTACATCCAATGTGGCCATTGCCTACGGAATTCCTGCAGGTGTGATTGCCGAAGGTTTCCTTGCTGACGCTCTTCTTGTAGATCTGAAAAATGAACGTCTGAATCCAAGCCATGACCTGGTTAGTAACTGGGTCTATGCGGCGGACTCAAGCTCCATACATTCAGTTATCTGTGACGGAAAGTTCGTGATGAAGAATCGCCATGTAGACGGCGAAGACGATATCATCAAGGAAGCAGAAGCTTGCGCTAAGGATATCGCCCGTCGATAGTTGTTTATGAAAATGGCCTTGGGCTAGTGGATCTTTTCTGCGGCCTTGTCGGCAGCTTTGTCCATAGCTTCCTTGGCTGTGTTCTTTGCGGATTCTGCTGCCTTGGTTGCAGCTTCCTTTGCAGCCTCTGTTGCTTTTTCTGTAGCCTTGTCTGCAGCGTCCTTTACGACTTCGCTAGCCTTCTCAGACGCCTTGTCTGCAATGTTCTTTGTATATTCGCTGGCCTTCTTTTCTGCCACATCGACAAGATCGATGGGTTCGGAAGAATAACCCAGGGATTCCAAGGACATTTGGTATATCTTGTAGGATACCGCATTGTTTCTGGCGTCAAGAATTGCGCCTCCAAAGGGCATCACATGGAATACAGAAAGAATGACGAAGCAGATAAGGCATGCCTTGATCATTCCTGAAATTCCACCCAGGATACGGTCCACTTTACTTACAACGGTCTTCTCGATGGCCTTGTTTATAATGTGACCGAGAAATGTGAAACCGAGGAACGGAACTAGGAAACCGATGCAGCAGCAAGCTATCATTGCAGAAAAGTGACTGAAGCCGAATCCTGTAAGGGTTTCGTTCAAGAGCCCGTTGGCAAAGTATGCTCCGGCAATGGCAGAAGCCCACGCAAGCAGCCTAAACACACCTTGAATAAATCCACGCCACACACCAAGCAGGGCAAAGAAAAGAATTATCACAAGGCATACAATGTCTATTGTATTCATTCAAAACACCTAAAAAACAAAATGGATGAGAGCTGCAATTCCACTTGCGGCTACAGATCCTGCTAACAAACCTAATAAAAAACATGCTTTTGTCTTGGGCTTGTAGATTACAGGCTGTATAAAATCGCTGCCTTGTCCGTCTCCGGTCTTGACCTGTTCCATCCAGATGTCCATGTAGGGTGTCAGGTCCCTGGGAAGATCTTTCATGATTTCGGACAATTCGCTTGCTGCATCGTTTGCGGTAAGGGGCCTATCCTTAGGTTTCTTTGCTAGAAGCTTGATGATCAGCTTACGAAGACCAACAGGGACTTCCTTAGGGAAAGCCTTTTCTGAAATACGGATCTTTTGGATTCGTTGGATGGTGCTGCTGAAGTTTTCTCCGCGGAATATGTTCTCGCCAAGCAGCATTTCACTTGCGATAATGCCTACCGCGAACAGATCAGAGAGCGGGGTTGCCGCTTCACCCATGGTTTGCTCGGGGCTCATGTAGGTGAGGGTACCGAGGATTGCTCCAGAAACAGTAAGGCTCTCTCCCGTGTCGCTGATGGGGTTATCCGTATGGGCTATGCCAAAGTCTAGAAGGCGGATACGACCGTCTTTGTCGATCATAATATTGGCTGGCTTGAGATCCCTATGGACTACTCCGTTTCGATGGGCGTGTCCTAAGGCGGAAAGAACGTTGTAGATAACGTTCATGACAACCCAAATAGGCGGGGTGGGGCATTTGTCCAAAAGATTGCGGAGCGTCCAGCCTTGGACGAATTCCATGGACAAGGATAGCTTTCCGTCCTTTTCTTTCCATAGGGCGTGAGGCTGGATGATGGCTGGATGGTTCAGATGGGCGAGAATGTTTCCTTCGCGCATGAAACGCTTTACGGAGTCTTCTCGCTCTGAAAGATTGCCTTTCATCTGCTTTACTACAACCATGCGGTCGAGTGAAGGATCGTGGCAAAGCCACAGTTCGCCCATGGCTCCCTGTCCTAGGGGCTGAGTGGGTTTGTATCCGCCAATCTTAGCGGGTCTGTCTGTAACTTTTTTTGCTTCTTGTCCAGCCAATATCAGTCTCTCGCTTTTTATCCTTGGACTACTTTTCGTCGCTCAGGTAGATGCTCTGGTGCTTTGCCTTGGGGGCGGGGTTGGGGTAGTCCAGGATGTAGTGGAGGCCTACGGATTCCTTGCGGCGGAGAGCTGCAATCAGAATCATCTTGGAAACCTGGAGGGCGTTCTGGAACTCAAGGAAATAGAAGTTCTCGTTTTCCTTGTTCTTGATGGTGTTCTGCATTTCAGCTTCAAGTTCCATAACAATTTTAAGACCCTGGTTCAGGCCGGCTACGGTACGGACGATACCGCAGTGTGCCCACATGGTGTCCTGCAGTATCTTGCGACGCTTGCGCCAGTAGGCAGACCTGGTAAAGGAAATTTTCTCGGTCTTCTTGTTGCGGGGAACATTGATCTTTGCCTTGAGCAGGTTGCTTTCTACAATGTTGTCTACTGCACGGAGGGCATAGACCACACTTTCAAGAAGGGAGTTGGATGCCAGACGGTTTGCGCCGTGAACGCCTGTCGCGGCAACTTCACCGCATGCGTAAAGGCCCTTGATTTCGGTGCGGGACCAGGTGTCTACCAGGACGCCGCCGCACATGTAGTGCGCTGCCGGAACAACAGGAATCCATTCCTTGGTCATGTCTACGCCAACTTCCATGCACTTGGCGTAGATGTTGGGGAAGTGACTGCGGATATCCTTGGGGGTGTGCCCGGTAAGGTCAATAAACATATGGGGCTTGCCCAAGCGCTGCATTTCCTTGTGGATGGCACGTGCAACAATGTCGCGTGGAGCCAGGGAGTGAAGCGGATGGACCTGGTTCATGAATTCTTCGCCCTTGTGGTTCTTCAGGATTCCGCCAAAGCCACGGACGGCTTCAGAAATCAGGAAGGGCTTCTTGAGGCTCGGGGCGTAAAGGCTGGTGGGGTGGAACTGCATGAACTCGATGTCCTGCAGGGCTGCTCCTGCGCGAGCAGCAATGGCCATGCCGTCGCCACAGCTATCTGGCGGACAGACCGTGTACTGCCAGATGCGTCCGGCACCACCGGTGGAAAGGATTGTTGCCTTGGCGTAGATGCTCTCTACAATGCCGGTCTTCTGGTGGATAATCTTTGCGCCGACGCAATGCTTGTCCTTGCCGGAACCTTCGCAAATCAGATCCTTGATGTAGCAGTTTTCCAGGTAGTCGATGTTCTTCTGCTTGTGGAGTTCGCAAAGCAGTGCTCGCATGATTTCTTTGCCGGTAAGGTCTGCTGCATGGAGGATTCTATGGTGGCTGTGGCCGCCTTCGAGATGCAGGTCGAACTGGCTTTTGTCCTGATGGGAGTGGGTAAACTGGACGCCCCACTTTACCAGTTGTTGGATTGTTGCAGGACCGCTCTTGGTAAGGATATTGACCGGCTCTTTTTTGCAGAGGCCAGCACCTGCTTCGAGGGTATCCTCTACATGGAACTTGAACTTGTCTTCCTTGTTGGTAACGGAGGCGATGCCACCCTGGGCGTAGTTTGATGATCCGTCGGGTTTTGCACCCTTAGTCAGAATGACTACGGAAAGGCCTTTTTCTGCAGCATGGAGTGCTGCGCTTAAACCGGAAATGCCAGCGCCAAGGACCAAAATATCGTACATGATCAAACTCCGTTGATAAACTTGGATTTTGTTTGTACAATAAATAGAAAAAAAGGACTATTTCGGCACTATATGGAGGTAAAATAAAACAAATTGGAAATTTTTGACTAAATTTGCTCCCATAAAATTTTAATGGAGTCTACTCTATGTTAACGTGGATTAATGAAAAAGCCAAGTGGATTATTGTAATCTTCGCCGCAGGTATCGCTGTGGGTCTCCTGGCCATGGACCGAGTTCCTAACCAGGGTCACTCTTATCCCGTCGGTGTTGTCAACGACAAGAAAATCAATTACGCCGAATTCGATTCCCGCGTAAAGATGATTGTCCAGAATCAGTACCAGGGTCAGCACCTCGAAGATGAACAGTATACTCAGCTCCGTTCTGAGGTTTTCCGTGGCTTTGTCCGCCAGATTCTTCTTGGCGAACAGTTCGAAAAGTCCGAACTGAAGGCCTCGGTTGCAGAACTTGAAGCCGAGTTCACTCGCAATCCCGATGCCGTCCGCGGTCGTCTGGTCCAGGAAGCTCAGAGCCGTCTGTTTGCCATCCAGCAGCAGGCTACTTCTCAGGAAGACCTGATGCAGCGCTCTCAGGCTTACATTGCAAGCCTTCCCAAGTTCCTTACCGACTCTACCTTCAACAAGGATGAATACGACGCATGGCTTAAGACTCCGGAAGCCTTCAAGTGGGGCGTGATGCTTCAGTACGAAGAAGACCTCAAGAGCAACATTATTCCGGCTCGTCAGCTTCAGGTTCTGGTTGGTGCATCCATCCATAACACCTCTCTCGAAGCTAACTGGTCTGCAGAACGTCGTATGACCGAGTACGAACTGCAGGTGGCAGTCGCCTCTGCTTCTGACTTCACTGCCGACGAAAAGTCTGTCGACAGCGTGATGGTTGCCGGCTACTTCAACGCTCATCGCGATAGCTTCTACGTTGCCAAGGATATGGCCAAGTTCGTTTACTCCTACCTCCCGGTAGAAGCAACCGCAGGCGATGACGCTCGTATCCGCGAATATGCAATGACTCTCTACTACCAGCTGACTGATTCCTCTTCTGCAACTACCTTCGAAGACATGGCTCGCATTTCCTCCGAAGATCCGGGTACTGCAGAAAAGGGCGGCGTCTTGAGCGACGATTTCGTTGGTCGTGGCGTCTATGTCAAGGAATTCGAAGATGCTGCATTTGCTCTTGATTCCGGTGCTATTTCTGAACCGGTCAAGACCCGCTTCGGTTACCATATCATCAAGTCCTACGGCAAGTCCAAGGACTCCACCGGTGCTGATCTGGTCAAGGTTGGCCACATCCTGTTGATCGTCAACGCTTCTTCCGAAACTATCGATAGCTTGGAAGCTGTTCTCGCTGGCATCAAGGCTGATGTTGACGCAGGCAAGACCTTTGAAGAAGCTGCTAAGGCCCGCGAAATCTCTTCTCAGGTTTCCAACTGGCTTGGCCGTGGCGAAGACATCAATGGTATCGGTTACCTGAAGGGCCTTGGTGCTTATGCTTGGCCTAACGAAAACCTCCCGGAAGAATCCAGCAAGGTTTCTCCTGTCATGAAGAACAGCAAGTGGGTTGTTGTTGCCCAGAAAGTTGCCGATATCAAGGCTGGCGACCGTAACCTGGACCTTTACTTTGATGCCATCAAGAACACCCTTCTCCGTGGCAAGGCTGCTGCCGCTGCCGAAGCTTATCTGAACTCTGTTGCAGACAAGGTCAAGGCCTTCAACGCAGAAGATTCCACTACCAAGGTTGAAAAGGTTTCCGTCGAATCCAAGACTGCCGCCGTAGACAGCTATATTCCTGGTTTTGGCTATGGCAACGCAAACGTGGCTAAGATTTTGAACAACGCCAAGGTTGGTGAATGGACTTCTGCCATGGCTACCGACAATGGTGCTGTCATGCTGAAGGTTGTCAGCAAGAAGACTCCGGAAGCAGATGCACTCAAGGCTGCTGCCAAGAACGACATGGCCAATGTGAATGCCTATGCTACCCAGGCCCTGTTCTCTGAATTCGTCAACACCATGGAAGCTTCTACTCCTGTTGTAAACAACATGGATCTCTTTTATAGAGATTAATGACAATAGCTATAATGTTTGCTATATTTGGCGCACGTCGCTGATATAGCAGACTTTCGGTGCCATCGTCTAGTGGTCTAGGACACTGGCCTCTCACGCCGGCAACGAGGGTTCGAGTCCCTCTGGCACTATAAAACTAACCAATAACGCTCCAAGCCTTGTAAATAAAGGGCTTGGGGCTTTTTCTTTATGTAATAATTTTTTAAATCGTGACGAAATCGTGACGGAAGTTTGGAATTTATCATTTTCGTGGCTTCATAAAAATGGTCTAGCGCTTGCGAATCGTGACACAAACAAAAAACGCTCGAATTTCATCGAGCGTTTTCCATCACGTTATCCAGGCCGGTCGAACCGGTTTGTACCTGTTGATGTCGGCCACGCGGGCCTGTATTCAATATAGAATTAAACGAACTTGATTTCAAGTTTTTTGCCGATGGCCTTGGCGAATTTTTCAAGGGTGGCAAAGGTGATACCTGCCTTGGGATCTTCCAGCTTGTACTGCTGCGGGGCTATTCCCATCTTCTTGCAGATGGAAGCTGCGGATTTGCCCCTACGGGCCTCGAAGATGGTGTAGGCGAGTGCCAGCCTGCCGTTGACCTGGATGGCGTAGAAACCGTTCTTCTGGTCCTCTGAG
This sequence is a window from Fibrobacter sp.. Protein-coding genes within it:
- a CDS encoding type II toxin-antitoxin system HicB family antitoxin, producing MEYIAKINHEEDGFTVEFPDIPGCYTCGDTLEEALTMAEDALYAILYAKLEDKDPLPRSTLSEDQKNGFYAIQVNGRLALAYTIFEARRGKSAASICKKMGIAPQQYKLEDPKAGITFATLEKFAKAIGKKLEIKFV
- a CDS encoding CvpA family protein; amino-acid sequence: MNTIDIVCLVIILFFALLGVWRGFIQGVFRLLAWASAIAGAYFANGLLNETLTGFGFSHFSAMIACCCIGFLVPFLGFTFLGHIINKAIEKTVVSKVDRILGGISGMIKACLICFVILSVFHVMPFGGAILDARNNAVSYKIYQMSLESLGYSSEPIDLVDVAEKKASEYTKNIADKASEKASEVVKDAADKATEKATEAAKEAATKAAESAKNTAKEAMDKAADKAAEKIH
- a CDS encoding serine/threonine protein kinase → MAGQEAKKVTDRPAKIGGYKPTQPLGQGAMGELWLCHDPSLDRMVVVKQMKGNLSEREDSVKRFMREGNILAHLNHPAIIQPHALWKEKDGKLSLSMEFVQGWTLRNLLDKCPTPPIWVVMNVIYNVLSALGHAHRNGVVHRDLKPANIMIDKDGRIRLLDFGIAHTDNPISDTGESLTVSGAILGTLTYMSPEQTMGEAATPLSDLFAVGIIASEMLLGENIFRGENFSSTIQRIQKIRISEKAFPKEVPVGLRKLIIKLLAKKPKDRPLTANDAASELSEIMKDLPRDLTPYMDIWMEQVKTGDGQGSDFIQPVIYKPKTKACFLLGLLAGSVAASGIAALIHFVF
- a CDS encoding peptidylprolyl isomerase gives rise to the protein MLTWINEKAKWIIVIFAAGIAVGLLAMDRVPNQGHSYPVGVVNDKKINYAEFDSRVKMIVQNQYQGQHLEDEQYTQLRSEVFRGFVRQILLGEQFEKSELKASVAELEAEFTRNPDAVRGRLVQEAQSRLFAIQQQATSQEDLMQRSQAYIASLPKFLTDSTFNKDEYDAWLKTPEAFKWGVMLQYEEDLKSNIIPARQLQVLVGASIHNTSLEANWSAERRMTEYELQVAVASASDFTADEKSVDSVMVAGYFNAHRDSFYVAKDMAKFVYSYLPVEATAGDDARIREYAMTLYYQLTDSSSATTFEDMARISSEDPGTAEKGGVLSDDFVGRGVYVKEFEDAAFALDSGAISEPVKTRFGYHIIKSYGKSKDSTGADLVKVGHILLIVNASSETIDSLEAVLAGIKADVDAGKTFEEAAKAREISSQVSNWLGRGEDINGIGYLKGLGAYAWPNENLPEESSKVSPVMKNSKWVVVAQKVADIKAGDRNLDLYFDAIKNTLLRGKAAAAAEAYLNSVADKVKAFNAEDSTTKVEKVSVESKTAAVDSYIPGFGYGNANVAKILNNAKVGEWTSAMATDNGAVMLKVVSKKTPEADALKAAAKNDMANVNAYATQALFSEFVNTMEASTPVVNNMDLFYRD
- the nadB gene encoding L-aspartate oxidase translates to MYDILVLGAGISGLSAALHAAEKGLSVVILTKGAKPDGSSNYAQGGIASVTNKEDKFKFHVEDTLEAGAGLCKKEPVNILTKSGPATIQQLVKWGVQFTHSHQDKSQFDLHLEGGHSHHRILHAADLTGKEIMRALLCELHKQKNIDYLENCYIKDLICEGSGKDKHCVGAKIIHQKTGIVESIYAKATILSTGGAGRIWQYTVCPPDSCGDGMAIAARAGAALQDIEFMQFHPTSLYAPSLKKPFLISEAVRGFGGILKNHKGEEFMNQVHPLHSLAPRDIVARAIHKEMQRLGKPHMFIDLTGHTPKDIRSHFPNIYAKCMEVGVDMTKEWIPVVPAAHYMCGGVLVDTWSRTEIKGLYACGEVAATGVHGANRLASNSLLESVVYALRAVDNIVESNLLKAKINVPRNKKTEKISFTRSAYWRKRRKILQDTMWAHCGIVRTVAGLNQGLKIVMELEAEMQNTIKNKENENFYFLEFQNALQVSKMILIAALRRKESVGLHYILDYPNPAPKAKHQSIYLSDEK